One window of the Nicotiana tabacum cultivar K326 chromosome 4, ASM71507v2, whole genome shotgun sequence genome contains the following:
- the LOC107807692 gene encoding uncharacterized protein LOC107807692 produces MAEEEKSVQEELSLPILLADRVIKSAQEAESSKVECAELARHATQLSQFLRATVRLTSSSQSQSLYDRPIRRITSEVTKTLDRSLTLVRKCRHKPNLLRHVLAITSTADFRKVSALLENSTADVSWLLSIFDPDAGPALSLPPIASNDPIMAWVWSYIATVQMGNLQYRIDAAQELANLARDNDRNKKMIVEENGIPPLLKLLKETTSAEAQIAAATALYNLADDEERVRAIANDLGVQIVVKVLAEAPMRVQIHVANLVSRMADLDAYAQEEFGRENITRPLVTLLGMDVVLDDNRESQPHKTPSLHSLVQINKEMARNNFSFHSNSMDGSSRGGHYGNKKEKDRELEPPEVKARLKISCAMALWKLAKGSLLNSRKITEIKALLCFAKIIEKEKGDLQINCLMTVMELAAVAESNAELRRVAFKPTSPAGKAVIDQLLRVINEETSAPLVIPAIKAIGLLARTFPAKDTRIIEHIVAKLGHRNTDVAVEACIALEKFACPDNFNRMEHSKAIVEFDGVPKLMNLLRSNDRGQVHELLLLCYLALHVGNSKALEQARALSFLEGAARHVVSQRPDLKELFAKAIHHLALYQAGGHTHRQV; encoded by the coding sequence ATGGCGGAAGAAGAGAAATCAGTGCAAGAGGAGCTTTCACTTCCAATTCTACTTGCTGACAGAGTAATTAAATCAGCCCAAGAAGCTGAATCATCCAAAGTGGAATGTGCGGAACTGGCTCGCCACGCTACTCAGCTCAGCCAATTCCTCCGAGCCACAGTTCGCCTTACCAGTTCATCCCAATCCCAGTCCCTTTACGATCGGCCCATCCGCCGTATAACTTCTGAAGTTACCAAAACTCTGGACCGGTCCCTTACTCTTGTTCGCAAGTGTCGTCACAAGCCCAATCTCCTCCGCCATGTACTCGCCATCACTTCTACTGCAGACTTCCGGAAAGTCTCTGCCCTTCTAGAAAATTCCACGGCCGACGTCTCGTGGCTGCTCTCCATTTTCGACCCGGATGCGGGCCCCGCTCTTTCCCTTCCCCCTATTGCCAGCAACGATCCTATTATGGCTTGGGTTTGGTCTTACATCGCTACTGTTCAAATGGGTAATCTCCAGTACCGTATTGACGCTGCTCAGGAATTAGCTAACTTAGCTCGCGATAATGACCGCAACAAGAAAATGATTGTTGAAGAAAACGGAATTCCTCCTTTGCTGAAGCTGCTCAAGGAAACCACTTCAGCAGAAGCACAAATTGCTGCAGCAACTGCTTTGTACAACTTGGCTGACGATGAGGAAAGAGTGCGGGCGATAGCGAATGATCTCGGTGTTCAAATTGTTGTAAAGGTGCTTGCGGAAGCGCCCATGAGAGTTCAAATTCACGTTGCGAATTTGGTCTCAAGAATGGCTGATTTGGACGCGTACGCGCAGGAAGAATTTGGGAGAGAGAATATAACTAGGCCGTTGGTGACCCTTTTAGGAATGGATGTAGTTTTGGATGATAACAGGGAATCGCAGCCACATAAGACTCCTAGTTTACATTCTTTAGTTCAAATAAATAAGGAGATGGCTCGGAATAATTTTAGTTTTCATTCTAATTCAATGGATGGGAGTAGTAGGGGTGGACATTATGGTAATAAGAAAGAGAAAGATAGAGAATTGGAGCCCCCTGAGGTGAAAGCTAGGCTTAAGATAAGCTGTGCAATGGCACTGTGGAAATTGGCTAAAGGTAGTTTGTTAAATAGCAGGAAGATTACTGAGATTAAGGCTTTGCTTTGTTTTGCAAAGATTATTGAGAAGGAGAAGGGGGATTTGCAGATTAATTGTCTGATGACAGTGATGGAATTGGCTGCAGTGGCCGAGTCTAATGCTGAACTTAGACGAGTGGCGTTCAAGCCTACATCACCTGCTGGAAAGGCGGTTATTGATCAGCTATTGAGGGTGATAAATGAGGAAACCAGCGCTCCATTGGTGATTCCGGCTATTAAGGCAATTGGGTTGTTGGCTAGGACATTTCCTGCAAAGGACACACGAATCATTGAGCATATAGTGGCTAAACTTGGGCATAGAAATACTGATGTAGCTGTGGAAGCATGTATTGCTTTGGAGAAATTCGCATGTCCGGACAATTTTAATCGCATGGAGCATTCCAAGGCAATTGTTGAATTTGATGGAGTACCAAAGTTGATGAATTTGCTGAGGAGCAATGACCGAGGACAGGTACACGAGCTTCTATTGCTCTGCTACCTTGCTTTACATGTTGGTAATAGTAAGGCCCTTGAGCAAGCAAGAGCATTAAGCTTCCTTGAGGGAGCTGCTCGTCATGTAGTTTCCCAGCGTCCTGATTTGAAGGAGTTGTTTGCCAAAGCGATCCACCATCTTGCACTTTATCAAGCTGGAGGTCATACACATAGACAAGTTTAA